One region of Sus scrofa isolate TJ Tabasco breed Duroc chromosome 3, Sscrofa11.1, whole genome shotgun sequence genomic DNA includes:
- the ZNF500 gene encoding LOW QUALITY PROTEIN: zinc finger protein 500 (The sequence of the model RefSeq protein was modified relative to this genomic sequence to represent the inferred CDS: inserted 1 base in 1 codon; substituted 2 bases at 2 genomic stop codons): MADSPSLQQPPPPPLEQDEILILKVEEDYCWEEEPSVETEDPSPETFCQLFRLFCYQKVAGPREALRRXWELCCRWLRPELRTKEQILELLVLEQFLTVLPGEIQAWVREQRSESGEEAVVLLEGLQGEPRKQRQQDPEVFPDDALPHKAGEWFLKCQAEALPEXLLLEEGAQHSCQQRAAQLNHRPKRGPQLWPKKGPEASWHQDTAVLATFLSAWPQVLLTLEDMAVYLTQEEWRCLDLARQGHGCGVLPEDEGNVRRDPGFVHQTLCCVSDLELWTQFEDGRDHREDALMTTGWGQALPNPGQRRGLATIRPQXPLEIGGPRRLQKPHTCPECGKAFGKTSHLTKHQHTQTGEWPYQCQVCGKRFRDRSNCSTHQCMHTGEKSYACAKCGKHFSQSSSLVIHRRMHTGKRPYTCTQCGKRFNSSLHFSTHRRTHTGEKPHACLNCGRGFRRGTGLRKHQRTQGVEEVASRAETRGSRMSHPVTRYVSAFPHSPGSRLRDLVSVPLIDEIRPSGLCPVLCVLWRTGQSG; encoded by the exons ATGGCAGActctcccagcctccagcagccaccacccccacccctggagcAGGATGAGATCCTGATTTTGAAGGTGGAGGAGGACTACTGCTGGGAAGAGGAGCCGTCCGTGGAGACAGAAGACCCGAGTCCAGAGACCTTCTGCCAGCTCTTCCGGCTTTTCTGCTACCAGAAGGTGGCCGGACCCCGGGAGGCCCTGAGGC TCTGGGAGCTCTGCTGCCGCTGGCTGCGGCCTGAGCTGCGCACCAAGGAGCAGATCCTGGAGCTGTTGGTGCTGGAGCAGTTCCTGACCGTGCTGCCGGGGGAGATCCAGGCCTGGGTGCGGGAGCAGCGGTCGGAGAGCGGTGAGGAGGCTGTGGTCCTCCTGGAAGGGCTGCAGGGGGAGCCCAGGAAACAAAGGCAGCAG GATCCAGAGGTGTTCCCTGACGATGCATTGCCCCACAAGGCAGGGGAGTGGTTCTTGAAATGCCAGGCAGAGGCCCTGCCAGAGTAGCTGTTGCTTGAGGAAGGGGCTCAGCACTCCTGCCAGCAGCGCGCAGCCCAGCTGAACCACAGACCAAAAAGAGGCCCCCAGCTCTGGCCAAAGAAGG GCCCAGAGGCTTCCTGGCATCAGGACACGGCGGTGCTGGCCACCTTCCTTTCAGCCTGGCCCCAG GTGCTGCTGACCTTGGAGGACATGGCCGTGTACCTGACCCAGGAGGAATGGAGATGCTTGGACCTGGCTCGGCAGGGCCACGGCTGCGGTGTCCTGCCAGAGGATGAGGGTAACGTGCGGAGAGACCCTGGCTTTGTCCATCAGACACTGTGCTGTGTCTCTGACTTAG AGCTTTGGACGCAATTCGAGGATGGCAGGGACCACAGGGAGGACGCACTGATGACCACGGGGTGGGGCCAAGCACTTCCGAATCCCGGTCAGCGTCGGGGACTGGCCACCATCAGACCCCAGTGACCCCTGGAGATAGGGGGGCCCCGCAGGCTGCAGAAGCCACACACGTGCCCCGAGTGCGGCAAGGCCTTTGGTAAGACGTCGCACCTGACCAAGCACCAGCACACGCAGACGGGCGAGTGGCCCTACCAGTGCCAGGTGTGCGGGAAGCGCTTCAGGGACCGCTCCAACTGCAGCACGCACCAGTGCATGCACACGGGTGAGAAGTCCTACGCCTGCGCCAAGTGCGGGAAGCACTTCAGCCAGAGCTCTAGCCTGGTCATCCACCGCAGGATGCACACCGGCAAGCGGCCCTACACCTGCACCCAGTGCGGGAAGCGCTTCAACAGCAGCTTGCACTTCAGCACGCACCGCAGGACACACACGGGCGAGAAGCCCCACGCATGCCTTAACTGCGGCAGGGGCTTCCGCCGGGGCACCGGCCTCCGCAAGCACCAGCGCACGCAAGGAG TGGAAGAAGTCGCGAGCCGCGCTGAAACCAGAGGTTCCAGAATGTCTCATCCAGTCACTCGCTATGTTTCTGCGTTTCCACACAGCCCAGGTTCCAGGCTGCGTGATCTGGTCTCTGTTCCCTTAATAGACGAGATCCGTCCCTCTGGTCTGTGCCCTGTCCTGTGTGTACTCTGGAGAACGGGGCAGTCTGGTTGA